The Alicyclobacillus macrosporangiidus CPP55 genome segment CTAATTGAGGCGGGACTTAATCTTTCCACTTTAGCTGTCAAAGGAACTGTGACCGCCGTTGCCACGAAGCTTAAAGCGCTAAGAGCCGAAAAGAATGTCGAGGTTCTTCGCAACACATATGAAGAACTCATCAACGAACTACTTGCCGAACGGGAAGAAGCGATCAGAATTGCTCAAGTTTACAAGAGCGAGCTGGAACGGATCGAAATCAGTGACAAAGATATTGAACACCTTCATAATACCGCAGCTCATCTCTTAGAGTTTTTTAAAGCCATGAACCCTGATGCTCCTATAGAACAGTTAGTTCCACTCCAGAGATTGATAAGTGTAGATACGTTGAAGGCAATGCAATTGCTCGGTTTTAATTTTAAGGCTGCTATCGGTGAACCATTAACCGAGTTGTGTGCTGATTTTATACGGCGAGCATCCAAATCCAACCAGAATCCCCTCGGAAGATCCCGTCCAATTAACAATCGAAAATAGCGCTCTATTGTGCAGAGCTGGCTAAGCAATAGGCAAAGATGGTGCTTGATGGACAAGGAAAACGATTCCAATTCGACAGCCCGCCCCCTAGTCCGATTCCTCCATTTAAATGACGATATTTGAAGGGCCTGTCGGCAAAATCAGGCCCGTTAATCCGTGAGGCCTTACTAAATCAGCGTTGTCACTGTCGCGGGCGTACGACTTAGCACAAGTTTCCGACTTAACCGGCGGGGCTTGGCGCGGCGACAACAGCCAACCCCGGGGAGATAATCCGATTTTGCGGCTTCGCCTCCTTTCCGGGGAAGGTAGCTTGGTGGCTCGGGAACCCTGCGGGCGGTGGGACGGTTGGGCCCCGGCGCGCGGGGGGCTTGTCCCTAAGCTACTGGCTCCCGGTGCACGTGCTTAACCACGTCAAGGCGGCGGCCCTTGCGCCGGTGCACGTGATCCCCGAGGGTGCCCACAGCACCCTTCTACATCCGGGTGGATGAAGGGGTGGGCGGGGCCTTTGTGCTCGGCAACGAGATCGTGCATGGGTTCAAGCCGGACCGCCGGCGAGATCGGCCACGTGGTCGTGGATCCGGATGGGCCCCGCTGCACCTGCGGTCAGCGCGGTTGCCTGGAGCGGATGGTGAGCGTGCCCGCCGTGTTTGATGGGCTTGGGGCGGGGGAGATCGATCCCGCGGACAACGCCGCCGTCGCCCACGCCTCTGGCTGGGGCGCTGCCCTCGCGGCCATCCATCCCTTCGAGGCGACGTCTGCGCTCTGATGCCGGCGGGATCGAAAATTGCTACCCCAACCAATTCTCTGTGGATATTGACGATTCACGCGTCCTGGTGATACATTCGAGCCACATAGTCATAATTTATGACAAATAGAGAGACAAGGACGAACGGAGGGATGGCAGGGAATTCGGTGCAGGCGGATCGGGTTGAAAACGGTTTCGGCATCGGCGAGAAAAGGAGGGACGTGAACGATGTCCGGCTTCGATTGGTTTATCCTCATCGCGTACTTTTTCGTCATGATCGGCATCGGGGTCTGGTCGTACAAGCGGGTCGGAAGCGCGGACGAGTATTTCACCACCGGCGGCAAGATGCCCTGGTGGCTGGCCGGTGTGTCGCACCACATGTCCGGATACAGCGCCGCCGTGTTCGTGGCGTACGCCGCCGTCGCCTATACCAACGGCTTCACGCTGTACGTCTGGTGGGCGGTGCCCGTGTCGATCGCGGTCTTCATCGGCGCCATCTGGATTGCACCCCGTTGGGCGCGGCTGCGGGAGCACTACGGTGTGGGCTCTCCGATGGAGTACCTGGCTACCCGGTACAACGTGCCCACCCAACAGCTGATGGCCTGGTGCGGCGTGGTGCTCAAGATCTTCGACGTCGGGCCAAGTGGGCCGCCATCGCCATCATCCTGCAGGTGTTCACCGGCCTGCCGCTGTCCGTCGGCATCCTCATCTCCGGCGGCGTGTCGCTCATCTACTCGACCATCGGCGGGCTGTGGGCGGACGCCCTGACGGACTTCGCGCAGTTTGTCATCCAGTTCGTCGCCGGGATCGCCATGTTCGTCATCGTGCTCGCCAAACTCGGGGGCATCGGCGCCATCGGCGGCATCTGGGCGAAGCTGCCGCCCAACCACAGCCACCTGTTCGACGGCCCGTACACCTTCTGGTTTGTCGTGGCCTACCTCTTGATCGACTTTCTCAGCTACAACGGGGGGACGTGGAACCTCGCGCAGCGGTACCTGGCGTCGCCCAACGGCAAGGAGGCGAGAAAGGCCGCCATCCTCTCCGGCTTCCTGTATCTCCTGTGGCCCCTCATCCTCTTCTTCCCGATGTGGGCCGCACCGCTCTTTTTCCCGCACCTGGCCAAGCCGGATCAGTCCTACGCCCTCATGGCGCGCACCTTCCTGCCGCCAGGGCTCGTGGGCCTCGTCCTGGCCGGCATGTTCAGCCACACGATGGCCATGACCACGTCGGACGCCAACGCCATCTCGTCCGTCGTCACTCGCGACATCCTGCCCCGGCTGTCGGCGCGGACGCGCAATCTCAGCCCGCGGGGCGCGCTCGTCGCCGCGCGGACGACCACGCTGGTGTTCGTGCTGCTGACCATGCTCGTGGCCGTCGAACAGAACGCCTTCGGCGGCGTGTTGGGGCTCATCATCACCTGGTTCGGCGCCCTCGTCGGGCCCATCTCCATCGCCATGCTCTTCGGCCTGCTGCCGGCCTACCGCCACAGCGGCCCGGCGGCCGCCATCGTCTCACTGGTCGGCGGCGTCGTGATGTTCGCCCTTGACAAGTACGCCTTCCACGTCAGCACCGCCGCGACCGTCGGTCTGCCCGTCCTGGTGTCGCTCATCCTCTACATCGCCATCGGATGGTTCTCCCGCAACCGCGCGCTTAAGCCCGAGGTCGCGCAGATGATGGAGGCCCTGAGCCAGGACGTGCCCTCTCCGTCTGACACGTACGCCACGACCGGGCGCGGCTGAACCCGGCAGGGACCGCCACGGAAAGGAGGAGATGTCCGTGAGCACCACCCAGGACCTGCGGACCTTCTACGAGGAGCACCTGCACACGGTGCTTCTGCCGTTCTGGCAACGCGCCGTCGATCCCCGCCACGGCGGGGTCTACACCTGCTTCAACAACGACGGGACCGTCCTCGTCAGCCGGGACAAATACACCTGGTCGCAGGGGCGATTCGCCTGGTTGTGGTCGACCATCGCGCGCCTGGCCCAGGCCGGGGTCCTGTCCGTGCCGGCCGAGCCGTTCCTGGAACAGGCCGGGCGGACCGTCGCCTTCCTGCGGCGACACGCCATCCTGCCCAACGGCAACTGCGCCTACCTGCTCACCGAGGACGGGACGCCGAAGGAGGCCCTCCCCGGTGCCGGGCATGACATCAGCTTTTACGCCGACTGCTTCGTGATCGTCGGTTTCACCGGCTACGCCCGCGGAAGCGGCGACGAGGCCGCCTTGGAGGACGCCCTTCGATTGTACGATCACGTCGTCGAACGCGCCCGCTCCGGCGCCCTCCGCACCGAACCCTACCCCATCCCGCCGGGGATGCGGGCACACGCTGTCCCGATGATCCTCGTCAACGTCACGCAGGAGCTGCTGGACCTGCTCGTGGCGGCGGGCCATGCGCGGGCGGGGGAGATGCGGGATCGCCTCGTCGGTTACGCCGAGGACATCCTCGCCACCTTCATGCAGCCGGACGGGCGGGTGGCGGAGATCCTCCCCGCCCGGGCGGAGGACGACGACACCGTGCTGTGCCGCCACTTGAACCCAGGGCACACCATCGAGGACATGGGGTTCCTCCTCCGGGCGGCCGGGCAGACCGGGCGGACGGATTGGATCGCGCCGGCCCTGCGCGCCATCCGCAAGGCCTTCGATCTCGGTTGGGACGACGATCACGGCGGGCTGTTCCGCTTCGTCGACCGGGACGGCGGCCCGCCCTCGGGGCGCCGCTTCGGCGATCGCTACGAGCAGCTCATCCTGGACACCTGGGACATGAAGCTGTGGTGGCCTCACGCGGAAGCCCTGTACGCCACGCTGCTGGCGCACCAGGTCACCGGGGCGGAGGACATGAGACGCCTGTATGACCGCACGCACGCCTACGCCTTTCGGACCTTCCCGAACCCTGACCCCGAGGTCGGGGAGTGGGTGCAGATCCGGGATCGATCCGGCCGGCCCGCCGACAGGGTCGTCGCCCTGCCGGTCAAGGACCCGTTTCACATCCTCCGCAGCGTGCTCCTCATCCTGGAGCGGTTGGCGGAGGAGGAGACCTCGAGATGACGGGACTGCGGCTCGGTGCCGCGAAGGTGGACATCACACCGCGGACGCCCATGCCCCTGGCGGGATTCGCCCACCGCACCGGCCCGTCCGAAGGGGTGGCACATCCGCTGCACCTGCGCGCGTTCGTCCTCGCCCAGGGAGGGGTCCGCGTGGTGTGGATCACCGCCGACCTCATCTGGTGGGGCCCGGAGTTGGCGGGACGCTTGCGCCGCCGCATCGCGGACCGGTGGGGCATCCCGCAGGCGGGCGTCCTGCTGCACGCCACTCACAACCATTCCGGGCCGCAGACCACCGCCCGCTTCACCGCCCCCCTCGGCCTGCCGGACGAGGGATACCTCCGCCAACTGGAGGCCGCCGCCGAGGATGCGGTGAAGGAGGCGTCCGGTCATCTGGAGCCCGTGTCGCTGGCCTTCGGAACCGGGGTGTGGGGCGCAGGTGTGCATCGGCGGCGCGTGATCGACGGCGTCTGCCGGATGGCGCCCAATCCGGATGGCCCGAACGATCCGCGGGTCACCGTCCTCTCGTTCCTCCGCCCGGACGGCCGCCCGAAGGCGCTCTGGGTGCACGCCACCTGCCATCCCACCACCACCGATGAGAACCGGGTCTCCTCGGAGTTCCCCGGGGTGGCCATGGATGCGCTGGAGGCGCACCTGGGCGGCGGGGCGGTCGCCGGTTTTCTCCAGGGCTTCTGCGGCGACGTACGCCCGGCCCTGACGCGGGACGGGGCGTTCGTTCGCGGGACGCAGGCGGACGTGGAACACGTCGCCCGCCAGCTGGTGGATGCGGTCGGTGAGGTCCTGCTCACCCCGCTCCGGGACGCAGGCGACCCGTCGCTGAAAGCCGCCGGGTGGGACGTCCCGCTTCGGTTCGCACGGGTTCCGGACGACGGCGAACTGGCTCAGGCCGCGGCCGATCCCGGCATCCGCGGCGAGTGGGCCAGGCGGTTGTTGGACGAGCGGGATCGAAGGCGCCCGTCCGTGCCGCTGCACCTGACGGCCCTTCGGTTGACGTCCAGGCTCGGCCTCGTCGCCGCGGACGCGGAGATGGTCTGCGAATACGGGCTTCACCTGCGCCGCATCGGCCAGGGCCGCCTGTTGCCCGTTGGGTACACGAACGGGATGATCGGCTACGTCCCGACGGCCGGCCAGATCCGGGAGGGCGGCTACGAACCGTACGAGTCGTGCTTTTACTTCGCGCTGCCGTCGCCGTTTGATGAGCGCATCGAGGCGGATATCCTGGACGCCTTTCATCAAATCACATCGAAAAAGGGTGTTGGTCGTGAGAGAATCCGTACAGCCTTGTGTCGACTTCCAGGTGGACGCGCTCCGGGTGCGGGTGTACCGCGACCGCGAAGCCATGGGCCAAGCCGCCGCCGCCCACGTCGCGGCCCTGATGAACCGCCTCCTGACTGAGCGCGGCCACATCCGCATGGTCTTCGCGGCCGCCCCGTCCCAGAACGAGCTGTTGGCCCACCTGGCCCAGCATCCCATCGACTGGTCCCGCGTGACGGCCTTTCATATGGACGAGTACATCGGGCTCGCCCCGGACGATCCGCGCCGCTTCGCCCACTACCTGCGCACGCACCTGTTCGACCTCGTGCGCCCGGGTGCGGTCCATATCCTCGATCCCGCCGGCGACCCCGAACAGGAATGCCGCCGCTACACCCGGCTGCTCCAGGAGGCGCCCATCGACGTTATCTGCCTCGGCATCGGGGAGAACGGGCACATCGCCTTCAACGACCCGGGCGTCGCCGACTTCGAGGACCCGGCTTGGGTGAAGGTGGTGCCGCTCGATCCGCGGTCCCGCATGCAACAGGTCCACGACGGGTGCTTCCCGGCCCTCGACGAGGTGCCGACGGCCGCCGTGACGCTCACGGTTCCGGTCTTCCGGGCGGCTCGCCACCTGGTGGCGGTCGTGCCCGGCCCGACGAAGCGGGAGGCGGTGCGGCGGACGCTGCAGGGTCCCATCTCGCCCGAATGCCCGGCGTCCATCCTGCGCACCCACCCGGACGTGGTCCTGTTCCTGGACCTGGATGCGTATGGGGGCGGAGACGGGGACGGGGGCGCGGGGGAGGCCGAGGCGGCCGAGGCGCGGCCTGGCCGGGGCTGCACCGTGGCGCCGACCGGCCCGGCACGCGGTGCGGCGCGCACCGCGTGGCCGGAGCCCGAGCCCCGTGTGCGTGTCTCCGAGGGTGAGGCGCCCCTGCGGGTGGAGGGCCGCCATTACCGCACCGGGGCGCCCGTGGCGGTGGAGATGTCGGCAGGACGCATCGTCCGGGTGACCCCGGCGCCGGAGCGGCCGGGATTGCCCTTCATCGGGCCGGGCCTCGTCGATCTTCAGGTCAACGGCTTCCGCGGGATCGACTTCAACACCCGGCCCCTCGACGTCGCGGCCATCCAGCGCGTGGTGCACGCCCTTTGGGCAGAGGGGGTGACAGCGTTCCTGCCGACCATCATCACGAACAGTGACGAGGCCATCGCGGAGCTCGCCGCGAGCGTGGCGCATGCGCTTCGGGATGCAGCCGACGGGCGCGTGGTGCAGGGGTTGTGGGATCCACCCGGTGCGAGCGAACACGGCCGGCGGGATCGATCCGGTGGGATCCCCACCATCCCCGGCATCCACCTGGAGGGCCCTTTCATCTCGCCGGAGGATGGCCCCCGGGGCGCCCACGATCGGCGCTACGTCCAGCCGCCCGACTGGGACCGGTTCCAGCGCTGGCAGGAGGCGGCGGAGGGGCGGATTCGACTGGTCACTCTCTCGCCGGAGTGGCCGGAGGCGGTGGCGTTCATCGCCCGCTGCGCGGCGTCGGGCGTCCGGGTGGCCATCGGGCATACGGCGGCAGGATCGGACCAAATCGCGGCCGCCGTCCGGGCCGGGGCGACGCTGTCCACGCACCTCGGCAATGGGGCCCATCCCCGGCTTCCGAGGCATTCCAACTACATCTGGGACCAGCTGGCTTGTGACGAACTGTGGGCGTCCGTCATCGCCGACGGCTTCCACCTGCCGGACGCCGTGCTGAAGGTGTTCCTGCGGGCCAAGGGTGAGCGGGTGTTTCTCGTCAGCGACGTGGTGGACCTGGGCGGCCTCGCGCCCGGGCGCTACACCACCCACATCGGCGGGGACGTGGTGCTGACGCCTGAGGGGAAGCTGCACTTGGCCCATCACCCGGAGCTCCTGGCGGGCTCGGTGCAGTCCCTGCGCCAGGGCGTCGGCAACCTGGTGGCGAAGGGGTTGTGTTCGCTGGCGGACGCGTGGGTGATGGCGTCCGTGCGCCCCGCGGACTACCTCGGGCTGCCGGTGGCCCGGGACATCGCCCCCGGGGAGCCGGCGGATCTGGTGCTGTTCACCTTTGACGGGCAGGTGCATGTGGAGCGGACGGTGAAGGCCGGCGTGATCGTCCATGATGCGCGGGGAGAAACGGAAGGAGGGAGCCAGGGATGACAGAGTCGGTCATGACCCAGTATCTCGACAAGATCATCCGCCACCTGCAGGCGCTGCACGACGAGGAACAGGAGGCCGTGCGCAGGGCGGCGAGGCTGGTGGCGGATCAGGTCAAGGCGGACCGGATTGTGTACGTGTACGGGCCGGGCGGACACTCGAACCTGGGCAGCCAGGAGGTGTTCTTCCGCGCGGGCGGGCTCATGCACATCAGCGCCATCCTGGACGAGGGGACGCTGCTCTCCAACGGGGCGCTGAGATCGATGGCCATCGAGCGGACACCCGGGTACGGGGCCATCGTGATCGCGTACAACGACCTGAAGGCGGGCGACCTGTTGATTCTGGTCAATGCGTACGGCATCAACGCGGCGTGCATCGATGCGGCGCTGGAGGCCAGACGGCGGGGTGTGACGACCATCGGCGTGACCTCGGTGCGGCATGCACAGCGTACGCCGCTCGATCACCCGGCCCGCCACCCGAGCAAGAAGAACCTGTTCGAGGTGGTCGACGTGGTCCTCGACAGCAAGGTGGACGTCGGCGACGCGGTGGTGGAGATCCCGGGCCTCGACCAGGCGGTGGCCGCGATGTCGACCTTCGCCAACGCCTACCTGCTGAACTCGCTGATGGCGGAGGCGGTCGCCCTCCTGGTGGCGGAAGGGGTGCAACCGCCCATATGGATGAGCGCCAACGCCCCAGGGGGCGATGACGCGAACGCCCGCTTCATCGAGCGGTTCCGGGGGCGGATCCGGAAGTTGTAGGCGGTCGATGGCCCCTTTGAAGCGCGTGCCCGGAGGATTTCCGGATGATGATCTCCGGCTGCAGTACGATGTTGCGCGGGGACGGCGCAGGTCCTTCGCCGTGTTCGATCCGCTCGATCAACAGTTGCGTGGCGATGGTTCCGAAATTGTACGCGGGTTGACTGGCCACGGTGAGGAACGGTTCCACCAGGGAGTATGGATCCACATCGTCAAAACACACAACGGCGATGTCTTCGGGGACCCGCAGTCCGCGGTGGCGCAATCCTTGGATCACCTGGACCGCGAGAAAGTTGTTCGCTGCGAAGATCGCCGTCGGGCGCGGTGTACAGTCGAGCAACTGCTCGACCAGGGCGAAGTCCATGTTGCGCATGTACGACGTCTCCTTCACGAATGCTTCCCGAAACGGGATGCCGTGCTCCTCCAGCGCACGACGGTACCCATCCCGCCGTTCGCGCGCGGTCGACGTCGTGAGGAATCCCGTGATCATCGCGATGTCCCGGTGCCCGAGGTCGATGAGATGTTTGACGAGATGATATGCTCCCATGAAGCTGTCTCCCGTGACCACGTCGGCCTGCACGCCGTCCACCTTGCGGTCGACGAGCACGTATGGGATTTCGAATGAGTCGAGCAGCGCCAGGTTTCTGCGCGCCCCGTCTCCGGTCGCGGCGATGATCACGCCGTCGACGCGGATGGATACGCACATTCGAATGTACTCCAGCTCCTTGACCGGGTCCTCGTCGCTGTTGCACAAGACGACGCGGAAATCGTTCTTGCGCGCGGTGTCCTCTGTCCCGCGTGCCACCGTGGTGAAAAACGGGTTGGTGATGTCCGGAACAATCAAGGCGAGGGTGTCCGTGCGCCTGCGCACCAGGCTTCGCGCAAGGTCATTGGGGACATAATTCAGTTCTTTCATCGCGCGAAGGACGCGCAGGCGCGTCTCTTCTTTCACATGGCCACTCTGATTGATGACCCTTGACACGGTCATGGGGGAGACGCCAGCGAGCTTGGCGACATCGGAGATGTTTGCCACGACATGAACCTCCAC includes the following:
- a CDS encoding ROK family protein is translated as MGSSRTAGEIGHVVVDPDGPRCTCGQRGCLERMVSVPAVFDGLGAGEIDPADNAAVAHASGWGAALAAIHPFEATSAL
- a CDS encoding sodium:solute symporter family transporter is translated as MSGFDWFILIAYFFVMIGIGVWSYKRVGSADEYFTTGGKMPWWLAGVSHHMSGYSAAVFVAYAAVAYTNGFTLYVWWAVPVSIAVFIGAIWIAPRWARLREHYGVGSPMEYLATRYNVPTQQLMAWCGVVLKIFDVGPSGPPSPSSCRCSPACRCPSASSSPAACRSSTRPSAGCGRTP
- a CDS encoding sodium:solute symporter family transporter: MFTGLPLSVGILISGGVSLIYSTIGGLWADALTDFAQFVIQFVAGIAMFVIVLAKLGGIGAIGGIWAKLPPNHSHLFDGPYTFWFVVAYLLIDFLSYNGGTWNLAQRYLASPNGKEARKAAILSGFLYLLWPLILFFPMWAAPLFFPHLAKPDQSYALMARTFLPPGLVGLVLAGMFSHTMAMTTSDANAISSVVTRDILPRLSARTRNLSPRGALVAARTTTLVFVLLTMLVAVEQNAFGGVLGLIITWFGALVGPISIAMLFGLLPAYRHSGPAAAIVSLVGGVVMFALDKYAFHVSTAATVGLPVLVSLILYIAIGWFSRNRALKPEVAQMMEALSQDVPSPSDTYATTGRG
- a CDS encoding AGE family epimerase/isomerase; its protein translation is MSTTQDLRTFYEEHLHTVLLPFWQRAVDPRHGGVYTCFNNDGTVLVSRDKYTWSQGRFAWLWSTIARLAQAGVLSVPAEPFLEQAGRTVAFLRRHAILPNGNCAYLLTEDGTPKEALPGAGHDISFYADCFVIVGFTGYARGSGDEAALEDALRLYDHVVERARSGALRTEPYPIPPGMRAHAVPMILVNVTQELLDLLVAAGHARAGEMRDRLVGYAEDILATFMQPDGRVAEILPARAEDDDTVLCRHLNPGHTIEDMGFLLRAAGQTGRTDWIAPALRAIRKAFDLGWDDDHGGLFRFVDRDGGPPSGRRFGDRYEQLILDTWDMKLWWPHAEALYATLLAHQVTGAEDMRRLYDRTHAYAFRTFPNPDPEVGEWVQIRDRSGRPADRVVALPVKDPFHILRSVLLILERLAEEETSR
- a CDS encoding neutral/alkaline non-lysosomal ceramidase N-terminal domain-containing protein codes for the protein MTGLRLGAAKVDITPRTPMPLAGFAHRTGPSEGVAHPLHLRAFVLAQGGVRVVWITADLIWWGPELAGRLRRRIADRWGIPQAGVLLHATHNHSGPQTTARFTAPLGLPDEGYLRQLEAAAEDAVKEASGHLEPVSLAFGTGVWGAGVHRRRVIDGVCRMAPNPDGPNDPRVTVLSFLRPDGRPKALWVHATCHPTTTDENRVSSEFPGVAMDALEAHLGGGAVAGFLQGFCGDVRPALTRDGAFVRGTQADVEHVARQLVDAVGEVLLTPLRDAGDPSLKAAGWDVPLRFARVPDDGELAQAAADPGIRGEWARRLLDERDRRRPSVPLHLTALRLTSRLGLVAADAEMVCEYGLHLRRIGQGRLLPVGYTNGMIGYVPTAGQIREGGYEPYESCFYFALPSPFDERIEADILDAFHQITSKKGVGRERIRTALCRLPGGRAPGAGVPRPRSHGPSRRRPRRGPDEPPPD
- a CDS encoding 6-phosphogluconolactonase codes for the protein MNRLLTERGHIRMVFAAAPSQNELLAHLAQHPIDWSRVTAFHMDEYIGLAPDDPRRFAHYLRTHLFDLVRPGAVHILDPAGDPEQECRRYTRLLQEAPIDVICLGIGENGHIAFNDPGVADFEDPAWVKVVPLDPRSRMQQVHDGCFPALDEVPTAAVTLTVPVFRAARHLVAVVPGPTKREAVRRTLQGPISPECPASILRTHPDVVLFLDLDAYGGGDGDGGAGEAEAAEARPGRGCTVAPTGPARGAARTAWPEPEPRVRVSEGEAPLRVEGRHYRTGAPVAVEMSAGRIVRVTPAPERPGLPFIGPGLVDLQVNGFRGIDFNTRPLDVAAIQRVVHALWAEGVTAFLPTIITNSDEAIAELAASVAHALRDAADGRVVQGLWDPPGASEHGRRDRSGGIPTIPGIHLEGPFISPEDGPRGAHDRRYVQPPDWDRFQRWQEAAEGRIRLVTLSPEWPEAVAFIARCAASGVRVAIGHTAAGSDQIAAAVRAGATLSTHLGNGAHPRLPRHSNYIWDQLACDELWASVIADGFHLPDAVLKVFLRAKGERVFLVSDVVDLGGLAPGRYTTHIGGDVVLTPEGKLHLAHHPELLAGSVQSLRQGVGNLVAKGLCSLADAWVMASVRPADYLGLPVARDIAPGEPADLVLFTFDGQVHVERTVKAGVIVHDARGETEGGSQG
- a CDS encoding sugar isomerase domain-containing protein; protein product: MTESVMTQYLDKIIRHLQALHDEEQEAVRRAARLVADQVKADRIVYVYGPGGHSNLGSQEVFFRAGGLMHISAILDEGTLLSNGALRSMAIERTPGYGAIVIAYNDLKAGDLLILVNAYGINAACIDAALEARRRGVTTIGVTSVRHAQRTPLDHPARHPSKKNLFEVVDVVLDSKVDVGDAVVEIPGLDQAVAAMSTFANAYLLNSLMAEAVALLVAEGVQPPIWMSANAPGGDDANARFIERFRGRIRKL
- a CDS encoding substrate-binding domain-containing protein — translated: MANISDVAKLAGVSPMTVSRVINQSGHVKEETRLRVLRAMKELNYVPNDLARSLVRRRTDTLALIVPDITNPFFTTVARGTEDTARKNDFRVVLCNSDEDPVKELEYIRMCVSIRVDGVIIAATGDGARRNLALLDSFEIPYVLVDRKVDGVQADVVTGDSFMGAYHLVKHLIDLGHRDIAMITGFLTTSTARERRDGYRRALEEHGIPFREAFVKETSYMRNMDFALVEQLLDCTPRPTAIFAANNFLAVQVIQGLRHRGLRVPEDIAVVCFDDVDPYSLVEPFLTVASQPAYNFGTIATQLLIERIEHGEGPAPSPRNIVLQPEIIIRKSSGHALQRGHRPPTTSGSAPGTAR